The DNA region caagatgattgggtatgtggaaaaccttgagaggttgggttttcccctcggaaaggaacttgcgactgatttaatcttgcaatcgtttccagatagattcagtcaatttgtcctaaatttcaatatgaatgatatggacaaatctcttcctgaactgctagccatgttaagaactgttgagcagaatctgaagtcaaaaggaaagtccattctgatgatcggaaatgcaaagagacagaacaaaagacccaccaagcagggtgataaagggaaaggcaaggaagttgccaaacccaaacccactgttgctgctttgaagcctagtggaggcatagcaaaggaaggcacctgcttccattgcagtaagaccagacactggaagagaaactgcccaaagtacctggaagataagaagaatgaagtagagacttcaacttcaggtatttttgttattgaaattaatttatctacttctgcatcatgggtattagatactggatgcgtgtctcacatttgtaccaatgtgtaggggctaaaaaggagtagagatttggcaaaaggtgaagttgacctacgagttggcaatggagcaaaggttgttgctttagccgtaggaacttatgtattgacactacctagtggtttaataattcaattagagaactgttattatgtacttgcaattagcaggaatattatttcatttcttgtttggacaagtttggtttttcatttataataaagaacaattgttgctcaatttatttgaatgatatattctatgctactgcacaaatgaacaatggactatatgtccttgatcttgaaatgcctatttataacattaatactaaaaggatgaaacctaatgagttaaatccaacttacctttggcattgttgattaggccacataaatgagaaacgcatttccaaactccaaaaagatggactgttggactcttttgattatgaatcatatgagacatgctgatcttgtttaattggaaagatgacaaagtctccattcacaggaaaaggtgaaagagctaatgatcttttgtCCCTAatgtcgcaacgcgaaaaacaaccggcgggaaaatacagagccgccaccgacgctattcatcctatgacggaaagggagcgcaggactaacctaagaaagggaaaggaacggtcttacgaccagagattgcaaggtacgggagtcggttacgcaaggggaaggtattagcacccctcacgtccgtcgtactcgacaggatccacgctcaaaagatagctcaaagaataggaaaaggttgctaataaaactgctcaaagaaactgcacaaaccggaatgataaacaggtgaaagaagatggaggaagtggactaggcaggatgtcgcatcctgggcctacgtagtttgtcagaaacaaacatcagagtcaacgtagttcggggaaagggaacatgctcgctaggatatcgcatcctatgcctacgtatcttctctatccagagaagaatcagagcactcgtagctcggctaacgcacgccgaaacaaaacaccaaaagGGGACGCTGAGACGccaaaagaaacactcaacaggaaacagaatgccaatatatgtgtaacacctcaaaatttgccctcctctcttgggactagcattaacatatttgcatttcattttaagacattaggcatttcatattgcataacatgtggttacatagtgcaagctatcttcccaagtcttgatcagaagatgaggaagtcagaaaatgcaagcctagggttgtactgattgatcatgggccatctgaggattgagctgtgaattagggttttgtgactcccaagggtattggtcttcatgttgattgaatcgatacatcatcatcaccatggttggatgtcatcaggagattgaagaagattccttgagattagggttttgaccactggtcaaccctaatcagttgtattgggccaatcagggtttaatcaggagatggtgtttgagatggagatgaggatcattttgtgattatatggtgattattgaggctagggtgtcacccttgagccatttcagttggagattggggcttaaattgatcaatgcattgccaaattcatctatcagatgcaaagtcaactgtggtcaactgtgcttgatctgatggatgtggaggtggaaatgagttggatacacttcattcatgttggaacaagtgatatttgacatctcaaagcttaagaatgaagaaaatcaagtcaggacaaaaactgccaaaaatagcaactgacttgtaatagaagtttccaaaagtggaaagtttttgacctcaaaaacagaagtccaaggaagcttcaaatgaaaaattgttcaacatgacagatgtaggtcttgttctcacctttccaaaaagtccaagaacttgaaaatccaatgtacggtttgcaaaatatggctcagtgaatttcagaaaagatccgtaatcaggaggccataactaccacatactttgtccaaattgcaagttctttatatgcacaaactccatttgacatgtactttgagggtgcatcattggatttgttcaaaaatggccaaggcaaaaagtcacttttcaactggacagctgaattggaccaggggcaaaattgtccaaaagtcaaaatattgggaatttttgaacgggactttttccaacacctcaggaatggcattttaagtgtgtttgaatattcatttcatggttaaTGCACAAGGTTTGAGTTttgtcttgaaaaatggaaatgacaaaaatggacattttgcaaatacatggtgagtttgagaaatacatgaccaattgcaatgggaattgtttctacactTCACATATGGTGTTTTGGACATGTTGGAACCAATTGTGAGCTGGCATGTGCTGTCATTGTGTATTGACCAATTTGCCCTCATTTGCAAAAATTACCATTTCACTTAATTATGCCAAATGCTAATTACATGATTAGTGGAGGATTAAGCCAACATATATATTCCAAATCAtttgctaatcataacagaaaatcacattCTCCAAAGCTAGATCTAGAACTCTTCCAATTCTCTCAAACCTTCAAGAACACACCAATCTTCAATCTCACTTTTCTTCCTCATTCTTCAACCAAAATTGGAGATTCTTGTTGCATTCGATCACAAACCTCATCCTCACCATCTGTTTTGCCAAATTAAGAGGAATTAGGTGCTGCATCGTGACTGTTGCTAATGCCTTCATCCATGGTGATTTCGGATTGCGAGCTGTAGGAGCGAAATTGAAGGGACCTGAGCATCACATCACCTTGCCTGGAGCTTCTTCTACTGCTGTTTGAAGAAAAGAAGCGCAAAAGACCTCTCAATCACGACTGCCATTACAGGTTTGAGCAATTTTCGAGTTTCATGTTTTGCTCGATGTGCATATGCGTTTTATAGAGCTTGCTATGTAGATCGTCGTGATAGTTTTGGAATTGCGAATGGAGGACTGTGTAGGGAGATATTCGGATTCGAATTTTGGATGTGAAACCCTAGATCGAGTGATTCGTTTGATTTAGGAAGAGTTGAGAGAAATAGAGTTCATAGTTGTAATCCTCTTGTTGAGACGGTTCGAATGGTACCGGCCATGTCCATTTTCGTTAGCATTTGATGTTCTTCATGATTttgaaaattctggaaaatctCTTACTGAAaacgatgaagaagatgatgtttgATCCAAAttgtcatttgaattttcaaatttgcTGTTTCCCGCCGCGCAAAAAAAATTACCATAATGCCACTGAAATTTCATTTTTGTTAATTTAAgttaattcattttaattcttaaaaaattcactaacaccttaaaaaattcataaaaaatagtaaaaaaatccaaaaaatatggaaattttttctatagcttccttggtgagtgtaggttttttttgacctattggtcaaagttgtgcttggggaatattttatttgacctagggttttccgatgtatgtccatttttgatacatttttgcaatttgatcatgaaatactcatatcataaaataaattcttgaaaatttttgtggtggttcttgactctttgaggattatttatatgtaaatttcgtgaattttggatacctggttagagagcagcaaattctggaacttaggtgtgacaatttgtgtcacacctcattatgtcaacttgcaggatttttttgagtgacctatacatgttgaaataaaatgaaattttgcatgatgattggttggcatgttgtgatgttgtatgaatttttgtagaatttttcactgcattttctatttgatcatgatttttcatttctggagatcatttgtgcaagctcatatgacataggtttgtaattttgatgtgaaatcctcatatggtattgtatggccatgaaatttgatatgcatgaactagacacatgttaggacctccttgttttggtctcatccatttctttttagtttccaatgagatatgaatttttgaagtggatgtatgcattgatggtgtgaattggagcatgaaattgtggctgtttttgttgattttcattgacatggttccatttgcccaattgagctcaaatttgacatggtagaccttgattgacccctgtttaggtgtatttaatttgagatttttttgatgtgttttggcatggctttgaatgcaatacttctgtttgtatatttggtgcttcatttgaaccaatatggattgttttgtgcatgaattgaacttgatggatgatataaacatgagaccaatgatgtttgctcttgtttgatgttaatttgatgttggatggtggataccttgctgttttaatttttttcttgcttttggaccctaggcttggcctagtggtctagttgctaatatttgcttggtttttcaggatcaaaagcataatgtacatggagaatgatccaaatccaattttgattgatgttgtggatgtttgtacactaacataacatttttttgtaggtgttggagcttgggcttaagccttgagcttgctttgtgttgtattgtttaaactgtttgattaTTTGCcgtatagtttgtctgattgattactgattgagtttgattgtttccaggtactttagttgctcagttccttgtgaactattgctttgctttgcttaagcaacttgcatttgaggtataaccttcttacttcatgtagtctggagacccggctgttaccgggccgggcaaattgtctgaagtcctccttaagaggcaatgcttgtgtatgtttatttttcgagcccaagcaggaaaagtccttcaaagaaggcaattggtggaaggtagggacaagcaacctgtcccccactattcagtgagtcttctccttgctcccattacatggttgtagcattgagatcaaaagcccaagatcttgtgcagtgcacattgtgtcagagtcatcgagtatagaagggttcccctattctggacccatgctcatttgtcagctctccctggttagggataagagctgtgaggtctgatcctcacttcatcctttcatctgcttcaccttagcctcgtaatggcaaggttaagagcaaacacagcctgtacagacgattgcttaggcagtcaaacctgattgattgagcccccttgtttggctatagtgcgtgttatgtggatatctgattgacatgtttgtttgagatacctgttctcatttgatgatatatgatcgtatgcttgtgtgctagcttctttcctggttaggttagtttgcttatgcaagtaggatagaaaaccgaacttagggttaacgatgcatgacaacattaggctcgagtctcagctccctagttgtgtatctttccccggtttctggttagcaatttagtccctgtttaggggaactacatcgccctgatcctcgttccagacgaggtacgtaggcaggtggtcgtgcgagaccactccgggcaacctttttcttttttgcgtgcgtttacttgttatctgattgtatgcttgggttcggatgccgatgtaagtccagtgattggcagtcgggctccacgtttgcccttttgagtgtgttttggttcggatgccgacgtaattccatccagtggttgtcaggctccatgtttgccacccttgcttatttgtatgttttgtgttgtttggcgtgcgtaagccgaactacagtggctctgattcttgttccagacaagatatgtaggcataaggtgcgataccttatcgagcccgttcctcttaatcccacctgcgttccccgtgtgtgtgtgtgatgtttagcaaccttttctttattctaggacgtggatccctaggagtacctaggacgtgaggggtgctaataccttcccctcgcgtaaccgactcccgaaccttttctctctggtcgcgagaccatgtctttccaggtttctctgagcgtttcctttccctatcttgggataaataacgtttagtggcggctctgtatgtttttatttttaggctcgccggttgttttttcgcaggatgcgacagctggcgactctgctggggacttgcgatgtagacctatgctggtccatcgtccctaagcgagtccttcctagcgttctaggattggTTTAGGTTGCTTGTATGTGTTGATTATTGCgtttattattctaaccagtgtgtatctatatttgcattaatgtctgcatgcatcatactatcatgttgttgccgccctctgcaggtggttctgttgtttggggtgggtgttctgagtggggctaaaacccaggcccgagtatacacctaggactagtgtggtctcacgttgcctctttcatgttaagtcaacatgtgcctggcggcgtgatgtgccacaagccggacgaggctcacttgatagtgctcatctctgtggatattccgctttgtttgagtcactccatttgagttgttgactctggtgaccgatcattcccggatctttggtttagacgattttaagagagctacaatggcacacccgaaagggcaaacccattgagtatctccgcccgattgtcgagaccattatccgccttaggaggacttgattagaacttacctgtgaggggagggttgttctgtcagatgtttgttcagatagccttcagatggtgacttttgatctgtgattcagagacataattataagtcggatttatggtcatttattgccgtgacgccggagtgctgtccgtgacttatcagtggggatccgtttatttcggattccccgggccgagatattttatcagtggggatccgtttatttcgggttccccgggccgattcagataagggtgatgtgtctactcggatatggtttggtgatgatggtgatgatgatgtatctgtcttccgtttatttcggaacccgtgggtcagaattgggattgtacattcctcagatggttatgatcagttcagagcccagattcagtgcaaatgatcagatggcttggaggatggcaacgcattgcattcattcatcagcatcattacattttgcattaattgcatctaacccatgtttacccatatgcagggacacttttgatcgagattctggttgagagatttctgttcaaatatgaggaccggtttgaaagacaatgttgcctacagtttctttgatccagagattggtgtgctcaaggatatgatagcattgattactcctgaccatgtgggaatgtttagagagtcatacggcggtattctgaagatggttttcagactcactgactgcgacaggagcgccatccacactcttcttcagttctatgaccctgggttgaggtgtttcgtttttccagactatctgttgggacctctgatggaggattatgtcagcatcctgggtattcagatccgtgatcagattcctttccatgtcaCTAGGGCGGAGCCGgatgtccttgggatttcacgtgctctttatttgagtccggaaatggtcaaggaaggttggaaggagaagggaaagttacctggatttcatttgagtttcttggaggctaatgccaaggaacatgctgctgcgggtaactggaagacggtttgtgctctgattgctgtgagcacttatgggattgttctgtttcctaaccagaagaatttCGTGGACCGTAATGCTatcaggttgtttatgcagagaaaccctattcctaccctgattggagatgtatactactcagtgcataacaggaatgagaagaggcgtggtggTCTGGTCAGATGCTGCTCTCAGCTACTCTTTAggtggttcatgggatatttgccttcccgaggtgcctTTGTTCAGATTGATCCTAGTGTGAAGTGGTCCTTTCgattgatgggtctgcgggctgatgacattgcttggactcataatggtttagCTGGTCGGGACTTCATCTGCAGTTGcgggagtttacctaatgtgcctttagtgggagttcagggttgcattaattacaacccgatgcttctccggagacagatggggtttgctatagagggtcctcctctcgggcgagagattcaggagtccttctatttcccgattgatggtaaccagaccaagttgaggcaggtattggacgaatggcgagatatccagaggaggggtaaggttccttacggcaaagtcaactgccggtattttccactatttgaggattggttgcggaagaggattgagtcTACATTTCTACCGTTCCCTGGAGGTGACTCAGTGTGTCCtaggattgagggtccaagttcttctgtcagcatggaggagttccttgagatgaagagggccagagatcagttacttgcagagaaagcggagttggagagaagtgttgctcattttcaggcagctaatcaggaaatcaaagtgaagatggaagatcaagacaagcgacatgcttTGGAGGCCAAACGCTTcgagatggatacagcctactatgggaagatcagccaagctttagcatcGTCCAACAGGGAACATGACATCACAaaggagaagctgttcagagcatcaaaagtcatcgaagatgagaagagaaggcaaatcatagtgaaggatcagagagatgacagagtcaggggtctcattgctgagtgggaggcaaagctgcAAGTCAAGGAGTCAGAGAAGCTAAAGATCATTgcagagagagatcactatatggctgagagagaccactacttcaggcagatgaagattcatcagaaggaagttggaagactacagcaggagaataccgagctcaggttcgccgcagagttcgcgaggatggaagatgagatagggccatctgtgggaccctcatctagctagatctttcatttgtgttgaattaccgtcaggcttgttgacggaattcactttgtctgtatttcttttctattctggaggattgtatttgat from Lathyrus oleraceus cultivar Zhongwan6 chromosome 1, CAAS_Psat_ZW6_1.0, whole genome shotgun sequence includes:
- the LOC127119603 gene encoding uncharacterized protein LOC127119603: MRTGLKDNVAYSFFDPEIGVLKDMIALITPDHVGMFRESYGGILKMVFRLTDCDRSAIHTLLQFYDPGLRCFVFPDYLLGPLMEDYVSILGIQIRDQIPFHVTRAEPDVLGISRALYLSPEMVKEGWKEKGKLPGFHLSFLEANAKEHAAAGNWKTVCALIAVSTYGIVLFPNQKNFVDRNAIRLFMQRNPIPTLIGDVYYSVHNRNEKRRGGLVRCCSQLLFRWFMGYLPSRGAFVQIDPSVKWSFRLMGLRADDIAWTHNGLAGRDFICSCGSLPNVPLVGVQGCINYNPMLLRRQMGFAIEGPPLGREIQESFYFPIDGNQTKLRQVLDEWRDIQRRGKVPYGKVNCRYFPLFEDWLRKRIESTFLPFPGGDSVCPRIEGPSSSVSMEEFLEMKRARDQLLAEKAELERSVAHFQAANQEIKVKMEDQDKRHALEAKRFEMDTAYYGKISQALASSNREHDITKEKLFRASKVIEDEKRRQIIVKDQRDDRVRGLIAEWEAKLQVKESEKLKIIAERDHYMAERDHYFRQMKIHQKEVGRLQQENTELRFAAEFARMEDEIGPSVGPSSS